TTCGTTCGGTGAGAGACGCGACGCGCAAGGCGGGAATCTCGGGCCCCTCCTCCCCGACGCCGAGGCGAGCACCGGCGGGCGGGCGACACGGGACGGCCGGCGCCGCGGAGCTTTTCGCGAGGCCGCCTGTACCGCCTCGCCCCCCCTCCTCTCCCCGTGACCGTCCGCCAGATCGCCGCCGTCAAGACCGCCCGGTACGCCGTGCTCGGTCCGGAGGACGGCCCCCCGAACGAGGTGTGGATGGCGTGCCACGGGTACGGGCAGCTCGTGACGCACTGGGCCCGGCATTTCCATGCGCTGGAGCGGCCGGGACGGCTCGTGGTCGTGCCCGAGGCGCTGAACCGGTTCTACGTGGGAGAGATCGGAGCCCGCGACCGACGCGTGGGCGCGAGCTGGATGACGCGCGAGGAGCGGGAGGCCGACATCGAGGACGTCGTCCGCTACCTCGACGACGTGTTCGTCGCCGCCTGTGCCCGCGCCGACGTCGATCCGCAGACGGTCCCGCTCACGGCGTTCGGGTTCAGCCAGGGGACGGCGAGCGTGGTCCGGTGGCTGGCCCTCAGCCCATTGATCTCGCGCCGGCCGACGCGCGCGGCTCGCGTGATCCTGTGGGGCGGCGGGATGCCCCACGACCTCGACCTC
This sequence is a window from Rubrivirga marina. Protein-coding genes within it:
- a CDS encoding alpha/beta hydrolase — encoded protein: MTVRQIAAVKTARYAVLGPEDGPPNEVWMACHGYGQLVTHWARHFHALERPGRLVVVPEALNRFYVGEIGARDRRVGASWMTREEREADIEDVVRYLDDVFVAACARADVDPQTVPLTAFGFSQGTASVVRWLALSPLISRRPTRAARVILWGGGMPHDLDLGAHADWLAEAGVTLVAGDRDGFATPARVMEQEARLKAAGVPVETVSFAGEHRLNERVLREVGAA